Part of the Psychromonas sp. psych-6C06 genome, TTGTATTTTTTATTAATTCTCGATTGAAAATAAAGGCGGGGACGTTACCTGCGGGGTCTATCCATGTTTGGTATTGGACCTCTAACACTGAATCAGACAGTTCACGTAACTGCCACTTGGACTCTACTGCCTGCAGCCGTAAATAATCTTCGTTTTCTGGCACCCTATCACTACAGGAATAAATATTAATGATTGTTAATGAGTCTTCAAAGGCGGTCTCAACACATGTAATTAATTCTCTATCGCGAAAGGGCCAAGGGCTATTAAGCAGGGTTCTTAGCAAGTATTGGTGGTTGTTATATACGGCTAATACTTGTAAGTCTTCTACGCGGGTTAACCATTGTGAAGTTTTATCAATATCAGATAACACTCTAAAAACCAGCGCGCGTGATTGATTGGTCTGAAAGCGCGCCTCTACTTGTTTAAAGTGACTGTGTGCAAGTTCGTTTAATTGTATCTCTATAGTCGATTCAGGAGGGGGTGATGTAGCAGGTTTAGGATCATTTACCAGTACGCAAGCCGATAAGAATAAACAACCCACAGAGATGAGATAGGCTCTTAATATTTTTAAATTTATCATCGATGTTCAACCCCAAGGTTTTAAAGTAACCATAGTTTAAAACACAGCAGGTCGCTGTGTTTTATTCAATACGTAACAAAGCAATAAACGGGGTGTTATTGTTAAGCATTTAGTTTGAGCATGGGCAATTTTAAAAAAACATCTCAGAATAAACTTAAAAGGTGACTATATCTCTGAATAATATAGTTAAATCGTTATACCTTAGAAAACCTCGCTTGGTGAGGCGTTAATTCACTACCACTTGCTTGTATAATTGGCGTATATAAATCAGGTCTTCGCCCTCGAATCCAACGCCTTCCAGTACACATATCAAGGGTTTTTGCTTCCAGTTTGGCAACAATAATATCGTCTTCGACACTTGTAGGCTTAGCTATCTAAATAAGTGAAAGAGAAGGGGATACTTGAGAAAAAACTACTGCGCTTT contains:
- a CDS encoding SRPBCC family protein, translating into MINLKILRAYLISVGCLFLSACVLVNDPKPATSPPPESTIEIQLNELAHSHFKQVEARFQTNQSRALVFRVLSDIDKTSQWLTRVEDLQVLAVYNNHQYLLRTLLNSPWPFRDRELITCVETAFEDSLTIINIYSCSDRVPENEDYLRLQAVESKWQLRELSDSVLEVQYQTWIDPAGNVPAFIFNRELIKNTKSDLKKLQQIIEESHLSDFAY